The following proteins come from a genomic window of Paenibacillus sp. CAA11:
- a CDS encoding AraC family transcriptional regulator: MSFGFKSTHKVWEICQLLSESFDIPYAFFDKNKDLIFKWPIGSNLPYFESAITKTHPEYLTMEVTWPVIVTLNHFETFIFLRLIEDTRDFGTLVIGPTLPFRLREDQLTGFLNDLGGQLNKVTYFSYYNSLTVIGQEQLKSIGMMVYYMIYGKLITKDKVETRKITEEFEAQVENPDVVVARNRERNTLHHDPAYDAKLFQTIERGNKEELLSLINRLPEGQLGTLSKSSFLRSKKNLAISAIAIGTRVAIRGGLYSEIAFTLSDLYIQKVEDVTHPEGVDQLLEEALCTFADRVKQSIEHLYSKPISKCHNFIFTHLYEPISLDDLVHHVHLHPSYLSTLFKKEVGMTVSEYIQEAKIKEAKHLLDWTDYSLTKISTLLNFTDQSHFTKVFKKITGITPKKYRLTGNERSISN, encoded by the coding sequence ATGAGCTTCGGATTTAAGAGCACTCATAAGGTATGGGAGATTTGTCAGCTGCTTTCAGAGTCTTTTGATATTCCCTATGCCTTTTTTGATAAAAATAAGGATCTGATCTTTAAATGGCCGATAGGAAGCAACCTTCCATACTTTGAGTCAGCAATCACCAAAACCCATCCTGAATATTTAACCATGGAAGTTACCTGGCCGGTCATTGTAACCCTGAATCATTTTGAGACCTTTATCTTTTTGCGATTAATTGAAGATACCAGAGATTTTGGTACCCTTGTTATAGGGCCAACCCTCCCTTTTAGACTTCGGGAGGACCAGCTCACTGGATTTTTAAATGATCTCGGGGGCCAATTGAATAAGGTAACGTACTTTTCTTATTACAATTCGTTAACTGTGATCGGTCAGGAACAGCTCAAGTCAATCGGGATGATGGTCTACTACATGATCTATGGGAAACTCATTACTAAAGACAAGGTGGAGACGCGGAAAATTACTGAGGAATTTGAAGCGCAGGTAGAAAATCCGGATGTTGTGGTTGCAAGAAATCGGGAAAGGAACACCTTACATCATGACCCGGCCTATGACGCAAAGCTTTTTCAGACCATTGAAAGGGGAAATAAGGAGGAACTGCTGAGCTTAATCAACCGGCTCCCTGAAGGCCAATTAGGTACGTTATCCAAGAGCAGCTTTTTGCGGAGTAAAAAAAATCTCGCTATCTCTGCCATAGCCATAGGAACTAGAGTTGCGATCCGCGGAGGGCTGTATTCCGAAATTGCTTTTACTCTTAGCGACCTTTATATACAGAAGGTAGAAGACGTTACCCACCCTGAAGGGGTAGATCAGCTGTTGGAAGAGGCTTTATGTACATTTGCAGACCGGGTCAAACAGTCCATCGAACATCTCTACTCCAAGCCCATTTCAAAGTGCCACAACTTTATTTTCACCCACTTATATGAGCCTATTTCGCTTGATGATCTGGTCCACCATGTCCATCTTCATCCGAGTTATCTATCCACCTTGTTCAAGAAAGAGGTTGGGATGACCGTCAGTGAATACATTCAGGAAGCCAAAATTAAGGAGGCGAAGCATTTACTGGATTGGACAGATTATTCATTAACGAAAATCAGTACCTTACTCAACTTTACAGATCAGAGTCACTTTACAAAAGTATTTAAAAAAATTACAGGCATTACCCCTAAAAAATACCGGCTAACGGGCAATGAGCGTTCTATCTCTAATTAG
- a CDS encoding GH39 family glycosyl hydrolase — protein MKNSIFELVEKDNNLPFDLALHSVNYVPSHWHNSIEIIFVLKGSLEVNVNNDTAHLYEGDIFLINIGHVHEVIEKEPNIIVTIQLPLPYLRENIRGADSFNFELNSNSVDKDNKVALYAIRKLIAEMVQLKYKHEETYSLDMSSRMLSVLSILIHQFKSLNAEGSISEKNKDRMLRIVSYIEEHYKEPISLQTIAEQEYLSVPYLSNFIKNNIGLNFQTYLTDIRLKNAVEDLFYNEHLPITTIAEKHGFPTTKSFYKAFKNKYHMTPSDYRRQQYSLPDHARKRQQNHGMPNYLAFNQSNALGIISKYLQRETSFEGPYLPATTTKSHEVMVSSHSAKRLRHTWKALITIGKAKEGLYADVQQQLRYVQEKCPFEYLRFHGIFDDDMLVYQEDSKGNPLLNFRYVNELFDFLLSMGLKPFVELGFMPSALASDPTKTVFYKPSYTSPPRSLDKWCKLIEAFIYNCFNRYGRREVESWRFEFWNEPEFYVFWSGSKEEYQEFYRRTYETLKGISPKLQIGAPGRIITFKSNEYGADFFAYCEEHSCLPDFLPIHFYPHEELNLNSDNANQMFITQTYENMLSNFSGISPNPDFLKTSLEQEKGRVAELGLSHLDVYLTEWNSTTYHRDLTNDTLYKSSYIVKNIVENFDQISGFGYWVLSDNIEETAGSPKLFHGGLGLMTQFGIPKPAMLAYELLAKLGDTLMGQGDGYVVTSDDRGYQILTYNYCHFDDLYAIGDASFISDKHRYNAFKEEKTMRLEIDLKGIPSGNYRIITYTVNREHGSSFDEWVRMGAPAALEQDDIQYLKAISIPKREVHTLKIEDKWTYNSTLEPHAISLVELLPIY, from the coding sequence ATGAAGAATTCGATTTTTGAGCTAGTTGAGAAAGATAACAATCTCCCTTTTGATTTGGCCCTTCACTCGGTCAATTATGTTCCAAGCCACTGGCACAATAGTATAGAAATTATCTTTGTGCTGAAAGGCTCCCTTGAGGTCAATGTAAATAACGATACAGCCCATTTATACGAGGGGGATATTTTCCTTATTAATATTGGCCATGTCCATGAGGTCATTGAGAAAGAGCCTAATATTATTGTGACTATTCAGCTTCCGCTGCCTTATCTAAGGGAAAATATAAGAGGTGCTGACTCCTTTAATTTTGAACTCAACTCTAACTCCGTAGACAAAGATAACAAGGTGGCCTTGTATGCAATCCGTAAGCTTATTGCGGAAATGGTCCAGCTCAAATATAAACACGAAGAAACCTATTCCCTGGATATGTCTTCACGAATGCTAAGTGTATTGTCCATTTTGATCCATCAATTTAAAAGCTTGAATGCAGAGGGTTCCATCAGCGAAAAGAATAAAGACAGAATGCTGAGAATTGTAAGCTATATTGAAGAGCATTACAAAGAGCCCATTTCCCTTCAAACCATTGCCGAACAAGAGTATTTATCTGTGCCATATCTGTCCAACTTTATAAAAAACAATATCGGGTTGAATTTTCAAACCTACTTAACAGATATACGTCTAAAGAATGCTGTTGAGGATCTCTTTTATAACGAACACCTTCCTATCACTACGATTGCGGAGAAACATGGTTTTCCTACAACCAAGTCGTTTTATAAAGCCTTCAAGAATAAATACCATATGACTCCAAGTGACTATAGGAGACAACAATACTCGTTACCGGATCATGCCCGGAAAAGGCAACAAAATCATGGAATGCCCAATTACTTGGCCTTCAACCAATCCAATGCGCTGGGGATCATCAGTAAATACTTGCAGCGGGAGACGTCTTTTGAAGGACCTTATTTACCTGCCACGACCACCAAAAGTCATGAGGTGATGGTCTCTTCTCATTCGGCCAAGAGGCTGAGGCACACATGGAAGGCTTTGATTACGATAGGTAAGGCTAAAGAAGGGCTTTATGCGGATGTGCAGCAGCAATTACGTTATGTTCAGGAGAAGTGTCCCTTTGAGTATCTGCGTTTCCATGGGATCTTTGATGACGACATGTTGGTTTATCAGGAGGATTCCAAAGGGAATCCTCTGCTTAATTTTCGTTATGTCAATGAGCTGTTTGATTTCTTATTATCGATGGGTTTGAAACCCTTCGTTGAGCTTGGATTTATGCCTTCAGCATTAGCAAGTGATCCGACAAAGACCGTATTCTATAAACCGAGTTATACGAGTCCTCCAAGGTCATTAGACAAGTGGTGCAAATTAATAGAGGCGTTTATTTACAACTGCTTTAATCGATATGGAAGAAGGGAAGTCGAAAGCTGGCGGTTTGAGTTTTGGAATGAACCTGAATTTTATGTATTTTGGTCGGGGAGCAAAGAGGAATATCAGGAATTTTACCGGAGGACTTATGAGACACTGAAAGGAATATCACCAAAGCTCCAAATTGGGGCCCCTGGCCGAATCATTACCTTTAAGTCCAACGAGTATGGTGCTGACTTTTTCGCTTATTGTGAGGAACATTCCTGCCTCCCGGATTTCCTCCCGATTCACTTCTATCCGCACGAAGAATTGAATTTGAATTCAGATAATGCGAATCAAATGTTCATTACTCAAACCTATGAGAATATGCTGAGCAATTTTTCAGGTATATCGCCTAACCCTGATTTCCTAAAGACTTCGCTCGAACAGGAAAAAGGGAGAGTAGCTGAGCTGGGTTTATCTCATCTCGATGTTTATTTAACAGAATGGAACTCTACAACTTACCATCGGGACTTAACGAATGATACCTTATATAAATCCTCTTATATTGTTAAGAATATCGTAGAAAATTTTGACCAAATTTCCGGCTTCGGCTACTGGGTATTAAGCGACAATATTGAGGAGACAGCAGGATCCCCAAAATTATTCCATGGAGGTCTTGGTTTAATGACTCAATTTGGCATACCGAAGCCCGCAATGCTCGCTTATGAACTGCTAGCCAAATTAGGGGATACCTTGATGGGGCAAGGGGATGGGTATGTCGTAACGTCAGATGACAGGGGCTATCAGATCCTTACCTATAACTATTGTCATTTTGATGACCTATATGCTATAGGGGATGCCTCTTTTATTAGTGACAAGCATCGCTATAATGCCTTTAAAGAGGAGAAGACGATGAGGCTGGAGATTGATCTGAAGGGAATCCCATCAGGAAATTACCGGATTATCACTTATACCGTAAATCGGGAACATGGAAGCAGCTTTGATGAATGGGTGAGGATGGGGGCTCCGGCAGCTCTTGAGCAGGATGATATTCAATATTTAAAGGCGATTTCCATACCGAAGCGTGAAGTTCATACCCTTAAAATCGAGGATAAATGGACATACAATTCAACATTGGAGCCCCATGCGATTTCCTTAGTGGAACTTCTTCCGATTTATTAG
- a CDS encoding MFS transporter, which yields MDLQVQTPLKRLMTGLTLSNFAANLALFTPIVVLLTLKLTFLDPDHVATNLSYVTGIGAFFALIFNPIAGFISDRTTFKLGRRRTWILFGLVFGGLSLVGIGLSNQVWQIVLFWCCAQGFYNFTLSANMALVAEQVDDSKKGSISGMMGMTQNLTILLGMLLMTAMSKQSNLSKFSVLAIFGVVAAVVALMLIREGKYMVKKKSSSSVKTKFSIWSVFPDPRKHRPFMWAWISRFLVMMGIASTNYNSVLLTQRFGIKAEDLSGKMLILTFVSTICIVVSSIVCGKLSDKLKIQKPFVLGSGLLMAVALIVIAFSYHFNVLIFANALYGIGAGVYWAVDIALVTRVLPSKDTAAKDLGIINIANALPQSIVPAIAPILLSIGGYSFMFTFLGIVGIFGGLTILPVPELGQDNKAKISEVSDLGLSVD from the coding sequence ATGGACTTACAGGTACAAACCCCTTTGAAAAGATTGATGACAGGTCTAACGTTATCGAACTTTGCTGCCAATCTGGCTTTATTTACGCCGATCGTTGTGCTGCTGACCCTAAAGTTAACTTTCCTGGACCCGGATCATGTTGCAACAAATCTAAGTTATGTTACAGGCATTGGTGCTTTCTTTGCTTTGATTTTCAACCCGATAGCCGGATTTATCAGTGACCGCACAACCTTCAAGTTAGGCCGCCGGCGGACATGGATCTTATTTGGTCTGGTATTTGGCGGGCTCTCCTTAGTAGGCATTGGCTTATCCAATCAAGTTTGGCAAATTGTCCTATTCTGGTGCTGTGCTCAAGGCTTTTATAACTTTACCCTGTCGGCCAATATGGCGTTGGTTGCTGAACAAGTTGATGATTCCAAAAAAGGCAGCATCTCGGGCATGATGGGGATGACGCAGAATTTAACGATTTTGCTCGGCATGCTTCTTATGACAGCCATGTCCAAACAATCGAACTTATCCAAATTCTCGGTTCTCGCTATATTTGGGGTTGTAGCTGCGGTTGTTGCTCTTATGCTGATTCGCGAAGGTAAGTATATGGTTAAGAAGAAATCCAGCAGCAGCGTTAAAACAAAATTTAGCATCTGGAGTGTCTTCCCTGACCCTAGAAAGCATCGTCCGTTCATGTGGGCTTGGATTTCCCGCTTCCTGGTCATGATGGGCATCGCCTCTACAAACTATAATTCAGTCCTGTTAACGCAAAGATTCGGGATTAAAGCTGAAGATCTGAGTGGGAAAATGCTGATCTTAACCTTTGTCTCAACCATTTGTATCGTAGTATCCAGCATTGTATGCGGTAAACTCTCGGATAAATTAAAAATCCAAAAACCATTTGTACTTGGATCCGGTTTATTAATGGCTGTTGCTTTAATTGTAATCGCTTTCAGCTATCATTTTAATGTATTGATTTTTGCAAACGCTCTATATGGGATTGGTGCGGGAGTTTATTGGGCCGTTGATATTGCGCTTGTGACACGGGTTCTTCCTTCAAAGGATACAGCAGCCAAGGATTTAGGCATTATCAATATTGCTAATGCTTTGCCGCAATCCATTGTTCCGGCGATCGCTCCGATCTTACTTTCCATTGGCGGATACAGCTTTATGTTTACTTTCTTAGGGATTGTCGGAATCTTCGGCGGGCTTACGATTCTTCCTGTACCTGAATTAGGTCAGGATAACAAGGCGAAAATTTCCGAAGTATCCGATCTCGGCCTCTCTGTCGACTAA
- a CDS encoding glycoside hydrolase family 3 C-terminal domain-containing protein — MTRNLSDLIKKMTLQEKASLFSGLDFWHTKGIERLGIPSLMVTDGPHGLRKQAEGADHLGIYASVPATCFPSAAGLACSWDRDLIYQVGQALGEECQAEDVAVLLGPGANIKRSPLCGRNFEYFSEDPYLSSQMAASHIKGVQSQGVGSSLKHFAANNQEHRRMSVDAQIDERTLREIYLASFETAVREAQPWTVMSSYNRVNGVYASESKTLLGDILREEWGFEGIVVSDWGAVNERVASLLAGLELEMPASFGIGEAKIIAAVKAGELPEEVLDRAAERLLRIIFNAVDEKKPNATYDQEGHHQLARKVARESMVLLKNEAQILPLEKKGTVAVIGAFAKNPRYQGGGSSHVNPTQLEHSLGEIERKLEGKGKVLYAPGFDVESDKIDADLLAEAKEAAQKSDVSVLFVGLPDRYESEGYDREHLSIPANQIALIEAVSEVQQNLVVVISNGAPIEMPWVDRVKGLIEGYLGGQALGGAVADLLFGDANPNGKLAETFPRKLSDNPSYLFFPGEGDKVEYREGIFVGYRYYDTKHVEPLFPFGHGLSYTSFEYSGLSVNKKTIRDTDTVEVMLTIKNTGTTAGKEIVQLYVKDVESTVVRPEKELKGFVKVDLAPGEEKAVTFTLDKRAFAYYNTGLKDWHVESGEFELLVGASSKDIRLSESITVISTVSIEQKIDRNTTVGDLLDDPVLNPVATELLAKVNENNPLANIPDEDDEAAEMTAAMMKYMPLRALSNFSAGHFTEQMLTEMIQQLNDVKESQGTAK; from the coding sequence ATGACCCGTAATCTTAGCGACCTCATAAAAAAAATGACTTTGCAGGAAAAGGCAAGCCTCTTCTCCGGACTGGACTTTTGGCATACGAAAGGAATTGAAAGATTAGGGATTCCATCTTTGATGGTAACGGATGGTCCCCATGGCCTCAGAAAGCAAGCAGAAGGTGCTGACCATCTAGGGATTTATGCCAGTGTCCCAGCAACTTGTTTCCCATCAGCTGCTGGTCTTGCTTGTTCATGGGATCGGGATCTGATTTATCAGGTCGGGCAGGCGCTTGGTGAGGAGTGTCAGGCTGAGGATGTCGCTGTTCTGCTTGGACCTGGTGCCAACATTAAACGTTCCCCGCTTTGCGGTCGGAACTTTGAATATTTCTCCGAAGACCCGTATTTATCCTCCCAAATGGCAGCAAGCCACATTAAGGGTGTTCAAAGTCAGGGGGTGGGTTCTTCCCTGAAGCACTTTGCGGCCAATAACCAGGAGCACCGGCGGATGTCTGTAGATGCTCAGATTGATGAGCGGACTTTAAGAGAAATTTATCTGGCCAGCTTTGAAACCGCTGTCAGGGAGGCTCAGCCTTGGACCGTAATGAGCTCCTATAACAGGGTTAACGGTGTCTATGCTTCAGAGAGTAAAACCTTACTTGGTGATATCTTAAGAGAAGAATGGGGCTTTGAAGGCATTGTGGTCTCCGACTGGGGGGCGGTTAACGAGCGCGTTGCCTCCTTGCTAGCCGGGCTGGAGCTTGAGATGCCTGCAAGCTTCGGAATTGGGGAAGCGAAGATCATAGCGGCTGTTAAGGCAGGTGAGCTTCCTGAGGAAGTCCTGGACCGTGCTGCAGAGCGTCTGCTTCGCATTATTTTTAACGCAGTGGATGAGAAGAAGCCTAATGCAACCTATGATCAAGAAGGCCATCATCAGCTTGCACGTAAAGTCGCACGGGAGAGTATGGTCCTTCTCAAAAATGAGGCTCAGATTCTTCCTCTTGAAAAAAAGGGTACCGTTGCTGTTATTGGTGCGTTTGCGAAAAACCCTCGTTATCAGGGCGGCGGCAGCTCTCACGTCAATCCAACTCAACTTGAACATAGCTTGGGAGAGATTGAAAGGAAACTTGAGGGCAAGGGAAAAGTCCTGTATGCTCCGGGATTTGATGTGGAAAGCGACAAGATCGATGCTGACTTGCTGGCAGAAGCCAAAGAAGCTGCTCAGAAGTCTGATGTTTCGGTTCTCTTTGTCGGTCTGCCTGATCGCTATGAATCAGAAGGGTATGATCGTGAGCATTTAAGCATTCCTGCCAATCAAATCGCCTTAATCGAAGCCGTTTCTGAAGTACAGCAAAATCTTGTTGTAGTCATTAGCAACGGGGCGCCGATTGAAATGCCGTGGGTTGACCGGGTGAAGGGATTAATTGAAGGGTATCTTGGCGGGCAAGCTCTCGGCGGGGCAGTTGCGGACCTGTTATTCGGGGATGCTAACCCAAACGGGAAACTGGCTGAAACTTTTCCGAGAAAATTAAGCGACAATCCTTCTTACCTATTCTTCCCGGGTGAAGGCGACAAAGTGGAATATAGAGAGGGCATCTTTGTTGGCTATCGTTATTACGATACGAAACATGTGGAGCCGCTGTTCCCGTTCGGCCACGGATTGAGCTACACCAGCTTTGAGTATAGCGGCCTTTCTGTGAATAAGAAAACCATTCGTGATACGGATACGGTAGAAGTTATGCTTACCATCAAAAATACAGGAACGACAGCCGGCAAAGAAATTGTACAGCTTTATGTAAAGGACGTAGAAAGTACGGTTGTTCGCCCGGAGAAGGAATTAAAAGGCTTTGTCAAAGTTGACCTTGCGCCAGGGGAAGAAAAGGCCGTCACTTTTACATTGGATAAAAGGGCGTTTGCTTACTATAACACGGGCCTGAAGGATTGGCATGTCGAATCCGGTGAATTCGAACTGTTAGTGGGTGCTTCTTCTAAAGACATCCGCTTAAGTGAAAGTATTACCGTTATCTCTACTGTGTCAATTGAGCAAAAGATTGACCGTAACACAACTGTCGGTGATCTATTAGATGATCCTGTTCTCAACCCCGTAGCCACTGAATTACTGGCTAAGGTCAATGAAAATAACCCTCTGGCCAATATTCCGGATGAGGATGATGAGGCAGCCGAAATGACGGCAGCCATGATGAAATATATGCCGCTGCGCGCGCTGTCCAACTTTAGTGCGGGGCATTTCACGGAACAAATGCTGACTGAAATGATTCAACAACTGAACGATGTCAAGGAGAGCCAGGGCACGGCGAAGTAA
- a CDS encoding glycoside hydrolase family 3 protein, with protein MKLIKYTSNPNGPTLGLSTTSGVEIIYQDGLAFKDLNKSGKLEKYKDWRLSPKERAKDLASKMSLEQIAGLMLYSSHQSVPAADRGFRSGTYGGRSFAESGAKPWELSDQQIEFLKNDHLRHVLVTSVETPEIAAKWNNEMQAFVEGVGFGIPVNNSSDPRHSSDSSKEFNEGAGGHISMWPEPLGLAATFDPEAVKKFGEIAAREYRALGITTALSPQVDIATDPRWFRFNGTFGEDAKLSADIGRAYIDGFQTSDGDAEIAEGWGYHSVNAMVKHWPGGGSGEAGRDAHYGAGKYAVYPGDNFDEHLIPFTEGAFKLEGKTGKASAVMPYYTISYNQDPSGENVGNSYNKYIIHDLLRNKYNYDGVVCTDWNITHDFSGKMDVFIDGKPWGVEELTVAERHYKLIMAGVDQFGGNNEMEPILEAYRIGVKEHGEAFMRERMEQSAVRLLINIFRLGLFENPYLDVGETVATVGCPEFMEAGFKVQLKSVVLLKNQNQVLPLKPQTTVYVPKRLYPERKDWFGNSIPERLDSPVNMDLVHRYFKVTENPEEADCALVFISGPDSGIGYSNEDAAVGGNGFVPISLQYRPYEAKFAREQSLASDRSYKGKTIRTTNECDLDLILNTKELMKGKPVIVSLLLTNPIVVSEFESQVDGLLVNFGVQDQALLDIISGKAEPTGLLPFQMPANMQTVEQQFEDVAHDMQCHTDAVGHVYDFAYGLNWDGPIEDERTKKYKKTGSK; from the coding sequence ATGAAATTGATTAAATATACTAGCAACCCAAATGGTCCGACACTCGGGCTTTCTACAACATCTGGTGTGGAGATCATCTATCAGGACGGTTTGGCCTTTAAAGATCTGAACAAGAGCGGAAAACTTGAAAAGTACAAAGACTGGCGTTTATCTCCCAAAGAGAGAGCGAAGGACCTTGCCTCAAAAATGAGCCTGGAACAAATCGCAGGTTTAATGTTATACAGCTCACACCAGTCTGTTCCTGCTGCAGACCGCGGCTTTCGATCCGGTACGTATGGGGGCAGATCATTTGCCGAAAGCGGTGCAAAACCGTGGGAGCTGTCCGACCAACAGATTGAATTTTTGAAAAATGATCATTTGCGCCATGTTCTGGTAACTTCAGTAGAGACACCGGAAATTGCGGCGAAATGGAATAATGAAATGCAGGCATTTGTAGAAGGAGTGGGTTTCGGAATCCCCGTTAATAATAGCTCGGATCCCCGTCATTCTTCAGACTCCAGTAAAGAATTTAATGAAGGTGCGGGCGGCCATATTTCCATGTGGCCGGAGCCCCTTGGGTTAGCAGCCACCTTTGACCCGGAAGCCGTTAAGAAGTTTGGGGAGATTGCCGCAAGAGAGTACCGGGCACTCGGAATAACGACGGCATTGTCCCCACAAGTGGATATTGCCACCGATCCCCGCTGGTTCCGGTTTAACGGCACCTTTGGTGAAGATGCCAAACTCTCGGCTGATATAGGCAGGGCTTATATAGACGGCTTCCAAACTTCCGATGGGGATGCTGAAATAGCTGAGGGCTGGGGTTATCATAGTGTAAATGCTATGGTTAAGCACTGGCCTGGCGGCGGATCGGGTGAAGCGGGAAGAGATGCTCACTACGGTGCCGGTAAGTATGCCGTTTACCCGGGGGATAACTTTGACGAACACCTTATCCCTTTTACAGAAGGAGCCTTCAAACTTGAAGGTAAAACGGGAAAAGCATCAGCTGTTATGCCGTACTACACCATTTCGTATAATCAGGATCCGAGTGGTGAAAATGTCGGGAATTCCTACAACAAATACATCATTCACGATCTGTTGAGAAACAAATACAACTACGATGGCGTGGTTTGTACAGATTGGAATATTACCCATGACTTTTCCGGAAAAATGGATGTCTTTATTGATGGGAAACCATGGGGAGTTGAGGAGCTAACTGTTGCTGAACGTCATTATAAACTGATCATGGCCGGTGTCGACCAATTTGGCGGCAATAATGAAATGGAGCCTATTTTAGAGGCTTATAGAATAGGTGTTAAGGAGCATGGAGAGGCCTTCATGCGCGAGAGAATGGAGCAATCGGCTGTCCGTTTGCTAATTAATATTTTCAGATTGGGGCTGTTTGAGAATCCTTATTTAGATGTGGGAGAAACCGTCGCCACAGTAGGATGCCCTGAATTTATGGAGGCAGGTTTTAAAGTACAACTTAAATCAGTTGTCTTATTAAAGAATCAAAATCAGGTGTTGCCGTTAAAGCCTCAAACGACGGTTTATGTTCCAAAGCGGCTTTATCCGGAAAGAAAAGATTGGTTCGGCAACTCCATCCCAGAGCGACTCGACTCCCCTGTAAATATGGATCTTGTTCATAGGTATTTCAAGGTAACTGAAAATCCGGAAGAAGCTGATTGTGCGCTCGTCTTCATATCCGGGCCTGATTCTGGAATTGGATACAGCAATGAAGATGCAGCAGTTGGCGGAAACGGCTTTGTTCCTATTAGCTTGCAGTATCGTCCTTATGAAGCAAAGTTCGCAAGAGAGCAAAGCTTGGCCAGTGACCGCTCCTACAAGGGAAAAACGATTAGGACAACTAACGAATGCGACTTGGATTTGATTTTGAATACAAAGGAACTCATGAAAGGCAAACCCGTTATTGTATCCCTGCTCTTGACTAATCCTATTGTGGTTTCAGAGTTTGAAAGCCAGGTTGACGGCCTTCTTGTAAACTTTGGGGTGCAGGATCAAGCACTGCTCGATATCATCAGCGGCAAAGCAGAGCCTACCGGATTACTCCCTTTCCAAATGCCAGCTAATATGCAGACGGTAGAGCAGCAATTCGAAGACGTGGCACACGATATGCAGTGTCATACGGATGCAGTAGGGCATGTCTACGACTTTGCTTATGGGCTGAACTGGGACGGTCCGATTGAGGATGAACGGACAAAAAAGTATAAGAAAACAGGATCAAAATAA